In Sporosarcina sp. PTS2304, a genomic segment contains:
- a CDS encoding YwpF family protein: MKTFKMLSVEVMQDDGVLPFPLYDGIIINQENSHRLWVLELYIDAKYEEIMEKWRSEKALLTVRVVISYPGNEPASFVVSVEDWRHIGDRISVLMKGRLKRARSKYAEHLLEELLDEGLAGDALLERFETGMWDRPKLKRDLIPDEKN; encoded by the coding sequence TTGAAAACGTTTAAGATGCTTTCAGTGGAGGTCATGCAAGATGACGGTGTCTTGCCATTCCCTCTATATGATGGGATTATTATCAATCAGGAAAACAGCCATAGATTATGGGTGTTGGAACTTTATATTGATGCTAAATACGAAGAGATTATGGAGAAGTGGAGATCGGAGAAAGCCTTGCTGACGGTACGGGTAGTGATTTCCTATCCTGGTAACGAGCCGGCTTCATTCGTCGTGTCGGTGGAAGATTGGCGGCACATCGGGGATCGAATTTCCGTATTAATGAAGGGTCGTCTGAAGCGGGCTCGTTCGAAGTATGCTGAGCATTTATTGGAAGAGTTGCTGGATGAAGGTTTGGCAGGCGATGCGTTGTTGGAGCGTTTTGAGACTGGCATGTGGGATCGTCCGAAATTGAAGCGTGATTTGATTCCCGATGAGAAGAATTAG
- a CDS encoding IS256 family transposase produces MTLFDYLNINEEELKEAVMTSNLDNVLKSAVVLILNEYMEKERDEYLETAKYERVAERRDYRNGYYERELMITVGRVKLKVPRTREGGFSTSVFEKYARVDQAFMLSMLEMVVSGVSTRKVTNVIETLCGETVSKSFVSSLTAQLDPIVNQWASRPLNVTTYRYLHVDAMYIKVRENRKVVSKAVYIATAISTDNRREVVGLKIDQAESFEAWQSFLQSLKRRGLQSPDLVISDAHEGLKKAISQEFVGTSWQRCTVHFKRNLLKALPKKMAKSFMADVRTIFMSSDLEGAREAKERLVEKYAKEPRVQKALDILEGGYDEATQFLNEPSRYHRYTSSTNHLERLNQEVRRREQVIRIFPNEQSAFRLIGAVLMEADERLQKGSPLR; encoded by the coding sequence ATGACCCTATTTGATTATCTTAACATAAACGAGGAAGAACTAAAAGAAGCGGTGATGACTTCTAATCTGGACAACGTGCTGAAATCTGCTGTCGTTCTCATATTAAATGAGTATATGGAAAAAGAAAGAGATGAGTATTTGGAAACGGCCAAATATGAACGAGTAGCTGAGCGACGTGACTATCGCAACGGCTACTATGAACGAGAACTGATGATCACTGTCGGGCGCGTGAAATTAAAAGTTCCGCGTACACGAGAAGGTGGTTTTTCGACATCGGTTTTTGAAAAATATGCACGGGTGGACCAGGCGTTTATGCTTTCCATGCTAGAGATGGTGGTCAGTGGCGTTTCCACAAGGAAAGTGACGAATGTTATCGAGACATTATGCGGAGAAACGGTTTCTAAATCTTTCGTATCTTCACTGACTGCCCAGCTCGATCCGATCGTCAACCAATGGGCCAGCCGTCCTTTGAATGTGACGACGTATCGTTACTTGCATGTGGACGCCATGTATATCAAAGTCCGTGAGAATCGAAAAGTGGTTTCCAAAGCAGTTTATATCGCGACGGCGATCAGCACGGACAACCGCCGGGAAGTGGTGGGGCTGAAAATTGATCAAGCAGAGAGTTTCGAAGCTTGGCAGTCGTTCCTCCAGAGTCTAAAGCGACGTGGACTCCAATCTCCTGACCTTGTCATCTCGGATGCACATGAGGGGCTCAAGAAGGCGATTAGCCAGGAGTTTGTCGGGACTTCTTGGCAACGATGTACTGTCCATTTCAAGCGGAATCTACTAAAAGCATTACCGAAAAAAATGGCCAAATCCTTTATGGCGGACGTGCGCACTATTTTTATGAGCTCTGATCTTGAAGGAGCTCGGGAAGCGAAAGAACGGCTGGTAGAGAAGTATGCGAAAGAGCCACGTGTTCAAAAAGCGTTAGATATTCTTGAGGGAGGCTATGATGAGGCCACGCAGTTCTTAAATGAGCCTTCTCGTTATCATCGCTATACAAGTTCTACCAATCACCTAGAACGCTTAAATCAAGAAGTGCGAAGAAGAGAACAAGTCATCCGCATTTTTCCAAATGAGCAGTCTGCCTTTCGACTGATCGGTGCTGTGCTGATGGAGGCGGATGAACGTCTACAAAAAGGCAGCCCGCTACGGTAA